From the genome of Eucalyptus grandis isolate ANBG69807.140 chromosome 2, ASM1654582v1, whole genome shotgun sequence, one region includes:
- the LOC104428234 gene encoding galactinol synthase 2: MAPIMAVADAADNGVVKLKPENQPSCAYVTFLAGNGDYVKGVVGLAKGLRKAESKYPLVVAILPDVPVDHRKILVDQGCIVREIEPVYPPENQTQFAMAYYVINYSKLRIWEFVEYDKMIYLDGDIQVFDNIDHLFDLPDSFFYAVMDCFCEKTWSHTPQYEIGYCQQCPDKVQWPDHVGPKPSLYFNAGMFVYEPNLYTYHDMLETLKITPPTPFAEQDFLNMYFKDIYKPIPNVYNLVLAMLWRHPENVELDKVKVVHYCAAGSKPWRYTGEEQHMDRDDIKMLVKNWWDIYDDESLDYKNIVTRDAAAKQTKWDRFLAALAEAGAFRFVTAPSAA, translated from the exons ATGGCTCCTATCATGGCCGTCGCTGATGCTGCCGATAATGGTGTCGTGAAGCTGAAGCCCGAGAACCAGCCTAGCTGTGCCTATGTGACGTTTTTGGCCGGAAACGGCGATTACGTGAAGGGTGTGGTTGGCCTGGCCAAGGGACTGAGGAAGGCGGAGAGCAAGTACCCGCTCGTGGTGGCGATCTTGCCAGATGTGCCGGTGGATCACCGGAAGATCTTGGTGGACCAGGGTTGTATCGTGAGGGAGATCGAGCCTGTGTATCCGCCGGAGAACCAAACTCAGTTTGCCATGGCTTATTATGTGATCAACTACTCCAAGCTCCGAATTTGGGAG TTTGTGGAGTATGATAAGATGATCTATTTGGATGGAGACATCCAAGTCTTTGACAACATAGACCACCTCTTCGACCTCCCGGACAGCTTCTTCTATGCGGTCATGGACTGCTTTTGCGAAAAGACATGGAGCCACACCCCTCAATACGAAATCGGGTACTGCCAACAATGCCCGGATAAGGTCCAATGGCCTGACCACGTTGGCCCGAAGCCTTCTCTCTACTTCAACGCCGGCATGTTCGTGTACGAGCCAAACCTCTACACTTACCACGATATGCTCGAAACCCTCAAGATCACACCGCCAACTCCATTTGCCGAACAAGACTTCTTGAACATGTATTTCAAGGACATTTACAAACCAATTCCTAACGTTTACAACCTTGTGCTTGCGATGTTGTGGCGTCATCCCGAAAATGTCGAGCTGGACAAGGTGAAGGTTGTTCATTATTGTGCCGCTGGGTCGAAGCCGTGGCGGTACACAGGTGAGGAACAACACATGGATCGAGACGATATCAAGATGCTGGTGAAAAATTGGTGGGATATTTACGATGATGAGTCCCTGGACTACAAGAATATTGTCACAAGAGATGCAGCGGCGAAGCAAACAAAATGGGATCGATTCCTTGCGGCGTTGGCCGAGGCCGGAGCTTTCCGCTTCGTTACTGCCCCGTCCGCGGCCTAG
- the LOC104416334 gene encoding kinesin-like protein KIN-14L, which yields MVDLELHMKDDVMSHINLDGFFGNLPEIGDVIGAYSSTIASSSSPDSGLSWFDEIENILMKDDDVHVLAKPGAERAEPEGLELPADLRFPGPSPLASPRLLQDAAARPQVLRQLADFLGFHGARLSWALEANDMNCFNIQFQLDLVFGDLLNERGRLLSTSSPLEDLSTRGSKCCRTCSKEGNCDHRNVFEMQEKELLDLKTLLLKTKREFEDLQFQFQRDLKQLGNQVQEMSTAALGYHKVVKENRNLYNMVQDLKGNIRVYCRIRYIFNAEAKNVVDFIGEDGSLVIVDPSKPHRDGRKVFQFNRVFSPLATQDDVYMDTQPLIRSVMDGYNVCIFAYGQTGSGKTHTMSGPSGELTKDMGINYLALNDLFELSNRRKDIITYDIHVQMVEIYNEQVRDLLVEDSASSRLKIRSCTSDGGLSLPDATMHSVKSTADVVNLMKFGDVNRVVSSTALNNRSSRSHSVLTVDVQGKDVSGSILRSCLHLVFQ from the exons ATGGTGGATCTGGAGTTGCATATGAAGGACGACGTGATGTCTCACATCAACCTCGACGGCTTCTTCGGCAACCTCCCTGAGATCGGCGACGTCATCGGCGCTTACTCCTCGACGatcgcgtcgtcgtcgtctccaGACTCGGGGCTCTCGTGGTTCGACGAGATCGAGAACATCTTGATGAAGGACGACGATGTCCACGTGCTTGCTAAGCCGGGGGCTGAACGGGCCGAGCCGGAGGGACTCGAGCTTCCCGCGGACCTCCGCTTCCCCGGCCCCTCGCCGCTGGCTTCTCCCCGCCTCCTGCAAGATGCAGCAGCGCGGCCTCAGGTGCTCCGCCAGCTGGCTGATTTCCTCGGTTTCCATGGCGCGCGCTT ATCATGGGCATTGGAGGCAAATGACATGAATTGTTTCAACATCCAATTTCAGCTGGATTTAGTCTTTGGAGATTTACTAAATGAAAGAGGCAGGTTGCTTTCAACATCCTCACCCCTGGAGGATTTGTCCACTCGAGGATCCAAG TGCTGCAGAACCTGTTCGAAAGAGGGTAACTGCGATCATCGAAATGTATTTGAGATGCAAGAGAAAGAACTTTTG GATCTTAAAACTTTGTTGTTGAAGACAAAAAGGGAGTTTGAAGATCTGCAGTTCCAGTTTCAGAGAGATCTAAAACAGCTAG GCAATCAAGTCCAGGAGATGTCTACTGCTGCCCTTGGATATCATAAAGTGGTGAAGGAAAATCGAAACCTGTACAACATGGTTCAGGATTTAAAAg GAAATATACGAGTATACTGCAGAATTAGATACATTTTTAATGCGGAAGCCAAAAATGTGGTAGATTTTATTGGAGAAGATGGTTCACTTGTGATTGTTGACCCTTCAAAACCCCATAGAGATGGAAGGAAAGTGTTTCAGTTTAATCGGGTTTTCAGTCCACTTGCTACTCAAG ATGATGTGTACATGGATACTCAACCTTTGATTAGATCAGTGATGGATGGTTACAATGTCTGCATCTTTGCTTATGGTCAAACTGGATCGGGTAAAACACATACAATG AGTGGTCCATCAGGCGAACTGACAAAGGACATGGGGATTAATTACTTGGCTCTCAACGATCTCTTCGAGTTGTCTAACAGAAGGAAGGACATTATAACTTATGATATTCATGTTCAGATGGTTGAAATATATAATGAGCAAGTGCGTGATCTCCTTGTTGAGGATTCAGCATCCTCAAG ATTAAAGATTCGAAGCTGTACCAGTGACGGTGGCTTGAGCCTTCCAGATGCTACCATGCATTCTGTCAAGTCCACAGCTGATGTGGTCAACCTAATGAAATTTGGTGATGTGAATCGTGTCGTCAGTTCTACAGCACTGAACAATAGAAGTAGCCGGTCTCACAG TGTGCTGACAGTAGATGTTCAAGGGAAAGATGTATCTGGATCCATCCTCCGCAGTTGCCTGCATTTGGTTTTTCAATAA